Below is a genomic region from Elusimicrobiota bacterium.
GTGGACGGCAGCCGCGGCCGGGGCCGGGAGGACCTGCTGCCGCATCTGGCCCTGCGCGGCCAACTGTCCCAGTTCGACGCGGCCCGGCCCTTCCAGGAGCCGTCCGCGGAGTATGTGCTCCTGGACCATCGGCTTTCGGCGGAATTCGCCGCCGGCCTGGCCAAGACCGGAAGATTCGCGCGGCTGGGCGCGGGCGACGGCTTGGAGTTATGGCGCCGGCTGGAAGACCACGGGCAGCTCGCTGCGCGGGATGACGCGCCAGCGCTGCTCCGGCCGCGGCGCTGAGCCCAGCGGCCGGAAGCTGACCACGATGCGGTCGGCGCCTGGGACCACGGATTCGATGCGGGCCTGGCCGAAGAGCACCACCAGCATCTCTTTGGAGAAATCCACGCGCGGGGCGGAGCCGGGCAGACCTTGCTCGCGTCAGAGCAAGACCGACTCCTCCATGGAGTAGACGGCCCGGCCGGTCTCCAGGGGAGCGGCCGCGGGCAGGGGCACGCCCTCCTTCTTCAGCTTGGCCGGGGCCCGGCCGCCGCTGAAGTCCTCCGGCGGCACCAAGGCGCCCTCGGCCGCGCTGCGGCCCGGGCCCTGCGGCTGGGCCAGGAGCGTGCTGGTCTGGCCGACGAGCGGGGCGGGGACGGACTCAGCTACGAAGCTCGGCCCTGCCGCGGGCGCGAGGTCGCGCGCCGCGCCCCGCAGGGCGCGCACCACGGAATTCGGGGTGAGGATGCGCTGGATGCCCATGCGGGCGCGTTCGGCCTCGAGGTGCTTCTGCAGGGCTTCGTTGGAGTAGGCGGGCTTGGCTGCGGGGGCTTCATCGAGGGCTCTGCCGCCGAAGCCCTTCGGGGCCGCCGGGGCGGAGAGTCCGGCCGCCGAGATGCCTGCGGCTCCCGCGTCTGCGCCGCGCAGGGCCGCGATGCCTTCGGCGCGTCTCTGCTCCTTGGACAGGGCCACCAGGTCGCTGACCGTGACCGGGCCTGCCGGCCCAGCCGGCGGCGGTGCCGCCACGGATTTTAAATCGGAGGCCGCGCCGGAGACCATCCCTTGCAGCGGCTCGGCCATGCGCGGCGGGGTCTGGAGGTTCAAGGTCTTGTAGGTCACGAAGATGACGGCGAAGGCGCAGGCCGCCCAGGCCGCGTTGCGCGGCGCCAGCAAAGAGGCCCAGCCCTCGGTCCGGGTCTCCTGCCTGCGCCGATTCTCCAGGCGCTGCAGGAATCCCGCGGGCAAGGGCTTCTGGGGCAGGCCTTTGACCATGCCGCAGGCCTTGCGCAGGTCCTCGAGCTCGGCGCGGCACTCGGCGCAGTCCTTCAGGTGCGCCTCGATGCGGCCGCGCTCGGCGTCCGCCGCGGCCCCGTCCAGATAGCCGGAGAGGTTCTCTTTCTCGTGTCTCATGTTCGTCACGGCGCCACCTTCTTCAGCAGCCGGGCCTTCAAGGCCTCGCGGGCTCGGGAGAGGCGCGACTTGACCGTCCCTTCCGGCACGCCCAGGGCCTCGGCCAGCTCCTGGTACGACTGCCCCTGGATCTCGCGCAGCACGATGATGCCGCGGCTGTCCTCATCGAGCTCCATGAGCGCTGACTGCACCTGCGCCTCCTGCTCCGCCTTCTCCAGGCCCTGGTCCAGGGGCGGATCGTCGGCCGGAAACGGAGCCTCCTCGTCGCCCTCCTCGCCCGTGAACAGGCCCAAAGAGACCGTCTTCCAGAACCCCCGCCGCTTCTCGGAGCGCACCCGGTTCTTCCAGGTGTTGACCGTGATTCGGTAGACCCAGGTCTTGAGGCCCGACTCGCCCCGGAAACCGGGGAGGGCCTTGAGCGCCCGGATCAGCGAGTCCTGGGCCAGATCCTCAGCGTCGGCGGCGTTGCCGGTCAGGCGCAGCGCCACGTTGTAGACCAGCTGCGCGGTCTGAGCCAGGAGCTCCTGTTCGCCTATTCTGTTGGACACCGGGCCGCCGCCGTTTGTTCCTGATGAGGACGCCGCCAGGGGCGGCGTCCGAACAACGAGCGCGGCACCCTGTGGGTGCCGCGCAACCGGCGGCCCCCCCTCAGGGGGGGCCGCCGGTTCCGTTGGGGGGTGAGCCGCTATCCCTCAACGGAACCCGCTCTACGGCGCGCACGGAGAAGTCCTTGTAATCGACCCGCAGCAGCTGGCGGAACACCCAGATCTGGGCTCCGAAGGCCAA
It encodes:
- a CDS encoding anti-sigma factor, giving the protein MRHEKENLSGYLDGAAADAERGRIEAHLKDCAECRAELEDLRKACGMVKGLPQKPLPAGFLQRLENRRRQETRTEGWASLLAPRNAAWAACAFAVIFVTYKTLNLQTPPRMAEPLQGMVSGAASDLKSVAAPPPAGPAGPVTVSDLVALSKEQRRAEGIAALRGADAGAAGISAAGLSAPAAPKGFGGRALDEAPAAKPAYSNEALQKHLEAERARMGIQRILTPNSVVRALRGAARDLAPAAGPSFVAESVPAPLVGQTSTLLAQPQGPGRSAAEGALVPPEDFSGGRAPAKLKKEGVPLPAAAPLETGRAVYSMEESVLL
- a CDS encoding sigma-70 family RNA polymerase sigma factor; translated protein: MSNRIGEQELLAQTAQLVYNVALRLTGNAADAEDLAQDSLIRALKALPGFRGESGLKTWVYRITVNTWKNRVRSEKRRGFWKTVSLGLFTGEEGDEEAPFPADDPPLDQGLEKAEQEAQVQSALMELDEDSRGIIVLREIQGQSYQELAEALGVPEGTVKSRLSRAREALKARLLKKVAP